The stretch of DNA GGACAAAAAGAAATCTGACGTTTTTTTCCCGATAAAGTCATCCGCCGTGAAACCGCAGATCTTTTCGCAGTTGGGCGAGATGTATGTTGTCTCTCCGTTGCCGTCTACGGTGAGGATCATGTCCGCGGAATTCTCAAGGTATGTTCTTAATTTTTTCTCGCTCAGCCTCAGCTTTTCTTCCATTTCTTTTTTCTCGCTGATGTCACGGCATATGCACATTATTACGTCGTTTCCGTCACCGAAGACGTCAAAGCCTGAAGCTGAGACCGTCACGTGATAGGTGGTCCCGTCCTTTCTTCTGTGGATCGTGTCAAATGACGAATGCACCTCCGAAAGGTCGCAGAATTCCATTTCTATGTTTCTCTTGTCCATTAGGAACTCCCAATCCCAAGTGTGGAGCTTCGAAATCTCTTCACGGGAGTAGCCCAGCATTTCGCAAAAACGCCCGTTCGCCTCCAGAACTTTGTGGTGCTGATCGATGATCACGATCCCCAGGCTTGCGTTTTCGACCAGTCGGCAAATCATATTGAAGCGCCTGTTAAGTTCGTCTTCCCTATTCCTGAAATCTGTTATGTCAACGAAAATGGCATATACACCGATTATTTTCCCGTTGTCCTTGACCGGCCCCAGTTTTGTCTGGAGGATGCAGAAGCCTTTCCCCTGCAAAGAGTCAAGCGTGATCTCCTTCATCAAGATATTGTCTTCTAGGACAGACAAAAAACTTTTTCTGTAATCCTCGTCACGGATAAGGTCAAAAATATTTCCAATATCTGTTGAGGATGAATAGTCTTTTGCGATCTCTATGAAGGGTTTGTTTGATCTTATGATATGCATTTCTGTGTCGAGGATGGCTATGGCATCCTGTGTGAAATTGAACATTGAGTCGTAGACGGAACGTACAAAAGCGTTTTCTTGATCTGGAATTTTTTTTTCTAGATCCATCAAAAAGGATCCCCCTCAAATATTCTGTGAATAGCACAAACTTTAAACTACATCAACGGAGGAACTACGTCAACAGTAATTGACGCATAATATTATAAAGGCACTTTATAATACGACCTGCAACATTATGATTATCTTGTTGACACTATAAAAAATAGTTGACATCAAATGTTTATAATACCAAAAGTAATAATAGTTTGCTGTAGTTAAAAACCGAAAAATATTTTTATTAAACTCCCACCCCCTTTTTAAATAGCATGAGAAAATAGCTTTAGTTCGGATAATTTCAAAAAATCATCACAAAATTCACACATTTCTGTCATAAAATATTGGCATAGGATGGGATCCTTTTGATCAACGGCATGTCCGTACTATAAGTCCGATACATGCCAGGGCAGTGATGCAAAGGAGTGTTTGTTGATGAGATCAAAAATAGTTTCGATCGCATTGTTGGTTTGTCTGTCTGCTGTTCCGGCCGCACAGGCTGCCCCTCATCCGGGTCCAAGACCGGGACATTTTCCCGGCCCCCCGCCAAGGCCGATCTACAGGCCCTATCACAGACCTTACTACAGGCCCGGGTATTATCACTATCCCGGATACAGGAGTTACAGATACTACAGCAACAATGACATATGGATCAGCATAGGGGTAGGATTGCTCATTGGCAGCCTGATCTCGAATATGAACAGGACTCCGCAGTATTCGCCGCCTGTCACCGGCACTTACCCCGGCACGGACAGGGAGAGTTACTCCTATTCCAACAGCTATGACCGTGAAAGGGAGATCGGCTTGATCAGGTCCAGGGCCGGCGAGAAGGCGAGGGCTGAGGCAAGCCGGGCTGCGAAGATGGCATCAGAACATGGTTCCGAGCAGGCCGCCGCACTTCTGGCCGGTGCATGGGAAGGTGAAGGCAGAAGAACGTTCCTTGATGCATCTGCCGGGCTGCAGGTTCTTAAGGTGACCGGTTTCTATGACAGCAGCCAGATCACATATACCTTCCTGCCTGAGAACAGGAAGGTATATGTCAGGATATCGGTGCCTGACTATTCGATCTCTGCCGAAGAGAACGATTACTACACAAGGGCCGTGGATCGGCCGGCGCCTACGCAGCCTTCCGAGGGGATCCGCAACAAGGTACCTGCGCTCCCTAATTACACCAATGCCTCCATGGCTATGCAACAACAGGACGGAACACTGCGGTCAGCCGGGTTCGGATTTGACAGGTCTGCCCGAAGTTCTTCAGGCCATCTGGTCATAGGGGAAGTCGCGAAGGGTACGGCAGCATACTACGCAGGGATCAGGCCCGGCGATGTGCTGCTCTCGGTGGATGTCTACGAGACCAGAAACTTTGATCCCGCATGGTTCGACAATTACATTTCCGAGAGACAGAGGTCAGGGGCAATGATAACTCTTTCCATATCACGAAAGGGCACGGAGAAAAAGTTAGAGATCCAGCTTTAATGCTCATATCAGGAAGAGAGCAACCCTTCCGGAATTGAATGGGAGGAGTCTAAAAATATGTGGGAGGCCCGATGTTATGCCTCCCACTTTTTATTTTTGTTGGTCAGGCCATATAAAAATGTCAAAGTCAGAGAAATATGGTATCCTAAAAAGCGGGCAATGAATTATTGCATGTTGTGAGTTATTATAAGAGACAAGAAAAAATAAAAAGGAAATTTTGGGGCTGGCCGTATTTTTTACTATCGGCTTTTCCCTGTTGAGAACAGGAGAATAATAATGCTGTACGACGAAGCGAAAAGGATCGATGAAGAGATCAGGGAACTGTGCAAGGATTCAAAACATCCGTCAAGGACTATGTCCAAAGAAGTAATGAGGGCCCTCAATTCGGAGCTTGAAAAGATCAGAAAAAGATCTAAAGGCGGGGGCGGCGGCAGGTTTTCCGGATCGATGGATCAGACACAGATTTTTAACATGGAAAAGCTAAAAAGCTTTGATGTCCCTCCCAAATATGAGAAGCAGATACTCAAGGCGCTGGAAAAGGCCAAAGAGTACGCAGGCATAGAAGAATGACAAAATGGGCCTCCCGGCGAGGGAGGCCCATTTTGAGCCTATAGTAAGCCGATAAGCACAAAAGGCTACTTCATGTGTTTTACGAAAGTCCTGTATATGATGTAGACATATGTGACAAGAAAGGCCGCCCACAGGAAGAGCGTGTGGCCGATGAAGAAACTGGAGAAGTATGTCCCTATTAATATGCCGAAAAAGAGGACCGTCGTCTTAAGAAAAAAGTAGTCCCAGAAAGTGTACCTGTTCGCTGCCCTTACCATTCTGTCAATAAAATCAAACATTTTTATCCCTCCCTGCCTTTTGCTCCATTGAAACAGCTCATATCTCATCAAACCGGAGGTTCATTATCGGATATTTCTTCCATTCCCTGTAGTCGAAATGCCACCATTCGTTGTGAAATATTTTGAATCCATCTCCTTCCATTACGATGCGAAGCCTCTCCCTCAGTTCCCGCTGTTCCGAGGTCCCGCCGGGGTAGTCGGGATATGCACGGATGGAGAACTCGTCATATCCGCTCCCCATATCCAGAGTTTTACCGGTCTTCAGGTCGTAGAGTCCTACATCGACAGCGCCGCCGCGGTTATGTCTCGATCCCTGCGATGGGTTAGCAACGAAATCCTTCTGATGGTCAGGGGTAGCGTCGTAGAACATCTTAGTGACGTACCAGGGACGGTATGCGTCGTAGACGATAAGTCCGAAGCCATATGCCGAAAGCTTGCCGCTGATCCTGACCAAAGCGGCGGCGGCTTCTCTCTGAAGGAATGCCCTGGGTTGGTCGTAGAGCCTGATCCCCATGAAGTTGTTCGAAGTTGCATAACGAATGTCCAGCCTGATGGTCGGATCTAATTTTATTATCTCTACAAGGTCAGGTTTAATGAATTGGCCCTGCTCTGTCGGAGGCGCGGCTGCAAGTGCCCGTTTTCTCAGTTCATCTTCCGCCATAAGCGGTTTTATTTTGAAAGTCGTTCCCATTTCGGCGTCGAAGAACTTTCTTTTGAATTTCTTGCCCCCAACTGTCAGGACTGAACCTTCTCCCCGCGCATCTGCAGTGAAGTCGGCCTTAAGGCGTTCATTTTTCAAAGGGCTGCGGCATAAAAGAAGATATTTGTTCCCTCCGGTGTGGATGAGCGGAAAACTTGCATAGGTTCCAAACATTTTTTCCTCTTCATTCTCAGTGTCGCAGAGTACCTCCAGGATGCCCCTGTTCTCCCTCACCATAAGCCTTTCACGGCCTGAAACGTAGAGACCCAGCAGGGATCCGCCCTGTTTGATGTCTGAGTACGAGAGTGAGGGGACTCCCAGGATGATAAGTGAAGCCAGCGTTAAAATAAGACTCTTAATGATCCGCGACCTGACCTTGTGCATTATTCTGTCCTCCATTCATGACCTTAGCATGCATTATATTTTAATCTTTCCGATATCTATTTACATCGGTGAAATAGCATTGTCAGATGTCAAGGAATATTACGAAATGGTTTTTGCATAGAATACTATTTGGGGTATTCATCTTAATGATAGAATATTCAAGGATATCCACCTCAGAGAGGACTGATATTGGGAATGTGCTTTTTTTACGTCACGATGAGAGTGCGCTTTTTTCATCTTTTTTTGTTTTTCGCCTTTCTTGCTGCAGCTATTTTCGTTGGTCCCCACATATCAGACGCTCAGGAACGCATAGAGGAAAAGGTAGGCAAGCTTCTTGTAAAAGAGTTTGACCCTGAAAAACTCACTGTCCAGGCTACAGGGGGTGGGAGCTTCCTGTACGCAAAGGCGACCGGGATAGTTATCAAAGGGGTAAGGATCGAGAGCGTCTCTCTCTATGCAATGATGAAAGAACCCCCCAACAATATTAAGGAAGACGACGAAGACCATAAATACAAGCTCGCAGACCTCATCCACTATTCAAGAGGTGAAGTTGTCCTCCTCGAAAAAGATTTTACCGAGTACACAAGCAAGGAGATCGAAGATATAAAAGGATTTAAAAACCTCGAATGTGACTTTTCCAAGAACGGCATAAGGGTCTCCGGATCTTACGTTGCCACATTTCTGTTCACATTCAATATAAGGATGGAAGTCCTTTCAAAACTGGCATTTGACGAGAGGGGCCTCTGTCTTACTGATACTACCCTCTTAGTTGCAGGAGTGAAACAGCCTGAGTACCTGACATCACAGCTTCTTGAACGCATAAATCCGCTCATCGAAAGGGAAAGGATCCCGTTTCCGGTCAGGATAACAAGGATAGATTTTTCAGACGACAGGATCGTCATAACAGGAAACCCGCAGCCTCTGAAAGACGCAAACGTCTGGAATTACAAAAGACCATGACAGATCACAGCCTGTTCACTCTGTGTTGAGTGTAATAATTTTCTCCGGTATTAACGCAAAAAATAACTTTGGTTTGAGACCGAAGCCATCTTATAATTTTTTCAGTCCTGTTTCTCAATGACAAGGAATATGCTTGAGTCATCGACTTCAGCTATCTGCCAGCGACAGCCCGTGGAACGCCCGATCTTTTCAAAGTCAGTTATGGAGTGTGTGGTGGCACGGAAGCCGTCTTTGCAGATAATGACCCCATTTTTTGTCTTTTCCATGTCAATCTCTCCGATCAGCCCTTTTTTTGCCTGTTCCTGAAACCAAGCCAATCTATGTTCCCAGAATTTTGGGTGATATGTGCTGAAATAGGCTTTGCCCCCATTTTTCAGGGCTTTCATTACTTTTGCGGCCAAGATTTCAGGGACTTCGGCTTTTACTGCGGAAAGGCCGTTCTGCAGGCAGAGCACGGCGTCGAATGAGTTGCTGCAGTCTATATCATGTACATCCATTGTCAGTAATGAAGTATTTGGTATGTTTTTGAGATATTGCTCTCCGAAATGCACGTTGTCGTCTGATATCTCGATCCCTGTAATACTCCGCACAAAGGGAGCCAGCTCTTTCATGATACGACCGTAACCGGCCGCAAGCTCAAGAACTGTGTCAGTTTTTTTCAGGCGCTCACGAACAAAGGCCGTCTCCCGTTCAAGGTACCGTGATATCCTCGGTATCTCGGTGTCATAGACCTGCCATAGCTTTTGGGCGTTAAGGCTCTTCGCATAATAGTTGTTTTGCATTTTATCCCCGGCTTTCTGCTCCCGCAGTTTGGGATCAGCGTATGAAGCTCGTGAAGATTCTTTTTTCATCAGGAGGCAGTGGGACTGTCTTCTTACCCTCGGCGATCACCTTGATCAGCCATGCCATGGCCCTTGCATTTCTCCTGATCGTCTGTACGCCTTCACTGTCTTGTGTCATTTCCCCCTCAGCTCTACCGTAGACGACTGTCCAGTACTGGGACGGGGGAGTCACGGTCTGCGCGAGGTCAAGGTAGTTTTTCAGCTGATGGAGCGTATCTGTCCCGCCCGTTCGCCTTACGGCCGTCACAGCGGCTGCGGTCTTGTACTTAAAGTGCCTGGAACTTGAATAGAAGAGCCTGTCGAGGAATGATTTCATAGTACCCGCTATACCCGCGTAATAAGTGGGGGAGGCAAGTATGAACCCATCCGCCTCGCGAATCTTTGAGGCCGTCTCGTTGACAGGGTCATCTTTAAAAACACATTCGTTGTTTTCTGAAGTTGCGCAATAGCCGCATGCTGTGCAGCCCTGGATCGTCAGATGTCCGATATTTACAGTTTCGACAGCTATCCCCTCCTTTTCCAGTTCCTCCGCCATTATCTTCAGCGCGGCAGCTGTGTTTCCATCCTTGCGGGGACTTCCGTTCAGTGCTATTACTCTCATCAGGATCACTCCTTTTTTCCTGCTTTATTGTGGTTTCTGTATTTTTCAAAGTGTTTCCCGAACACCCGGACTATGTCCTCGTAACATCAGGAACCCTTAGGGTTTTTGACTTTACAGTCCGGGTTTCTCATTGCTCCGGTAACCGTGATCACCTTTTCGGGAGAGTCTGCTCCGTCTCTTACGGCTTCGGCTATCATTTTTTCCGTCACCTTTGAACAGTAGCATACGTACTCAGGATCCGCCGGCTCTTTTTTGTATTTTTTAGGTTTTGGGAAGGGCAGTTCACTCCAGGTCGCTCTGACAAGTTTTATCATATGCTCCCTGTCGTCAGTCGATGTTATCAGAAATGAGAGTTTTGCGCCCGCGTATGCCGGCGCTTCACACACTTCTTTAAGTAATTTACGTCCGGCATCTGTTTTTTTAAGAAAAAACTGACCATCACAGACGAGGCCGATGACCTTCGAGTCGCAATAGAGTACATACTCACCAAACATCTTCCTGTAAGTTATCTCGCCTGCGCCACTCAGCTGATCTGCCAGGTAGAACATGAACTCCTCTGATGTTGACATGTGCAATACTGCCTCCGTTGTGGACTATGGCGTGACGTCCTCTATCTCCTGCTCCTTCACCCGGTCAAGCGGCAGATGCCTTATGCCTGCTTTTGACTGTGTAAAGTCTATCCTTTTCAGGTCTATCATCCTGACCTTCCTGTTGTGCTGAGTATGATAATAGTAGACCAGGCTTCCTGTGTCTATAGCGCTTGTCCAGATAGTGGAGCTGCGCATCCCGTCCTGTTTCTGAAGTTCTGTAACAGTTCCTTCACCTGTAGAGAGGGGATGGTTGAAGTTGTCCATAATACGGAATATCTCATATATAGTTTCAGGCCCGTCCGGTGTTTTTCGCGCGAGCATCGTCTGGGCAACAGCCCTTACAAAACGTGAAGGGGGGGTTATGTCTCCCGGAATGCCAAGGAGTCCGCTGCCTCCTCCCGAGGGCTCAACGGTCAGGTCTCCTATTTTTTTTGGAGGATAGGGGACCACTGAAAGATTTACGTAGTTGCTCAGATTGGTCAGGTGCCAGTCGAAGCTGGGAGCATTTGTGAGTACTCTCACAGGGTTGTCGCGGATCTTCAGTTCACCTTCAAGATATTCTATAACTATTACCTTTCCGCTTTTGTCTGTCACCATGAGGTGCATAGGGGCAGGCGCGCCGCCGAGGGCAGGCTCAGGGATCGCAACAACACGGACTCTGCCCATACCCTTTTTTACTTCATCGGATGTGGCGAACTGTGTCAGGACATAGGTCGCCATAAGTGCGGGTCCCATGGATATCTCTGCTTTGGACGGGTCATAGGACTGATACTCAGAAATTCCCGGGAGATAAAGATAGTTTACGGCAAGCCCCTTTTCATTCAGTCCGTCCGCAAAGCAGTTCTTCCCTATCATGTCCAGCGCCACAGCCCCGTAACGGGTCTTCCAAGTGAGCCCCTTTTTGCCGTCAGGCGTCTCTGAAGAAAATTCATGTCCGCGGGGTACTATAGCGACCCTGGAATTTAAGTCGAATGTACCCCATTCCATTGTCCTTCCGCATACGGCGGTTCCGTCGTCTGCAATAAGACATATCGAGGTACACGCAGAGGATGCAGAGGGAAATAAAATGGCAAAGCTTACGAGAGCCGCTGCTATAATAATTAGAACCTGTTTGATATCCAACACAAAAATCCCTCCTGTGTTCTGGCTTCAGCATACTAAATACAGATGGTCAGGCAATTGCATAATTGATCTATAGTACTCGGGCTATCATATCAAATCAGTAAAGAATGAGAAGCAAGAAGTGATAAAATTTAAACGAAAAAATATTAAAATTTAATTATCTGATGCTTGCTAATTAACTAAATTGATGTATAAATCAAAGAGATCCCGCATAAAATCTGAAAAAACAAATTATGGCGGACAATATCTCATATTTTTTCTCCGGGGAGAGGGTAAGATGTCAAAATTTAAAAAGGCCATTGTCAATGTACTTGTTTTTTGCCTTCTGATCGCAGCCGCAGGGTCATTTGCTGAGGCGGCGGCTTCCTACAGGAACACAAAGGAGGCCGCGCGCGAAGCAGTCTGGAACGTTATAACATCAGGGAAAGGCAGTTCCGCAACTGTTGCGGTAATGGACGGAGGCAAAATAGTATATTCGGAAGGCTTCGGAGCCGCCGAGAGGAAGACCGGCAAAAGTGTAGACAGATCGACCAGGTTCAACATAGGCTCAACAAGCAAGATGTTCGTTGCA from Synergistaceae bacterium DZ-S4 encodes:
- a CDS encoding PAS domain S-box protein encodes the protein MDLEKKIPDQENAFVRSVYDSMFNFTQDAIAILDTEMHIIRSNKPFIEIAKDYSSSTDIGNIFDLIRDEDYRKSFLSVLEDNILMKEITLDSLQGKGFCILQTKLGPVKDNGKIIGVYAIFVDITDFRNREDELNRRFNMICRLVENASLGIVIIDQHHKVLEANGRFCEMLGYSREEISKLHTWDWEFLMDKRNIEMEFCDLSEVHSSFDTIHRRKDGTTYHVTVSASGFDVFGDGNDVIMCICRDISEKKEMEEKLRLSEKKLRTYLENSADMILTVDGNGETTYISPNCEKICGFTADDFIGKKTSDFFLSKDTAKAITTDPFMTSLSDDTSTYGTFRMEHRDGTEHWYGVTISKISDENRRAFLICNARNIDKRIENEMKLKQLSLYDHLTGVPNKAFFDATLKRAQNEGQRPVSVLVCDMDCLKTINDRYGHAKGDEALKTAAELIRSSLRKADFIARVGGDEFVVILPGAGEDQALRVVERIQKTFTDHNSEGSAPSISISIGLSTVNDTETSLEDALCRADMNMYSRKQHNKALTAD
- a CDS encoding PDZ domain-containing protein produces the protein MRSKIVSIALLVCLSAVPAAQAAPHPGPRPGHFPGPPPRPIYRPYHRPYYRPGYYHYPGYRSYRYYSNNDIWISIGVGLLIGSLISNMNRTPQYSPPVTGTYPGTDRESYSYSNSYDREREIGLIRSRAGEKARAEASRAAKMASEHGSEQAAALLAGAWEGEGRRTFLDASAGLQVLKVTGFYDSSQITYTFLPENRKVYVRISVPDYSISAEENDYYTRAVDRPAPTQPSEGIRNKVPALPNYTNASMAMQQQDGTLRSAGFGFDRSARSSSGHLVIGEVAKGTAAYYAGIRPGDVLLSVDVYETRNFDPAWFDNYISERQRSGAMITLSISRKGTEKKLEIQL
- a CDS encoding M15 family metallopeptidase, whose translation is MEDRIMHKVRSRIIKSLILTLASLIILGVPSLSYSDIKQGGSLLGLYVSGRERLMVRENRGILEVLCDTENEEEKMFGTYASFPLIHTGGNKYLLLCRSPLKNERLKADFTADARGEGSVLTVGGKKFKRKFFDAEMGTTFKIKPLMAEDELRKRALAAAPPTEQGQFIKPDLVEIIKLDPTIRLDIRYATSNNFMGIRLYDQPRAFLQREAAAALVRISGKLSAYGFGLIVYDAYRPWYVTKMFYDATPDHQKDFVANPSQGSRHNRGGAVDVGLYDLKTGKTLDMGSGYDEFSIRAYPDYPGGTSEQRELRERLRIVMEGDGFKIFHNEWWHFDYREWKKYPIMNLRFDEI
- a CDS encoding DUF2993 domain-containing protein, with amino-acid sequence MRVRFFHLFLFFAFLAAAIFVGPHISDAQERIEEKVGKLLVKEFDPEKLTVQATGGGSFLYAKATGIVIKGVRIESVSLYAMMKEPPNNIKEDDEDHKYKLADLIHYSRGEVVLLEKDFTEYTSKEIEDIKGFKNLECDFSKNGIRVSGSYVATFLFTFNIRMEVLSKLAFDERGLCLTDTTLLVAGVKQPEYLTSQLLERINPLIERERIPFPVRITRIDFSDDRIVITGNPQPLKDANVWNYKRP
- a CDS encoding class I SAM-dependent methyltransferase; the protein is MKKESSRASYADPKLREQKAGDKMQNNYYAKSLNAQKLWQVYDTEIPRISRYLERETAFVRERLKKTDTVLELAAGYGRIMKELAPFVRSITGIEISDDNVHFGEQYLKNIPNTSLLTMDVHDIDCSNSFDAVLCLQNGLSAVKAEVPEILAAKVMKALKNGGKAYFSTYHPKFWEHRLAWFQEQAKKGLIGEIDMEKTKNGVIICKDGFRATTHSITDFEKIGRSTGCRWQIAEVDDSSIFLVIEKQD
- a CDS encoding flavodoxin family protein, which codes for MRVIALNGSPRKDGNTAAALKIMAEELEKEGIAVETVNIGHLTIQGCTACGYCATSENNECVFKDDPVNETASKIREADGFILASPTYYAGIAGTMKSFLDRLFYSSSRHFKYKTAAAVTAVRRTGGTDTLHQLKNYLDLAQTVTPPSQYWTVVYGRAEGEMTQDSEGVQTIRRNARAMAWLIKVIAEGKKTVPLPPDEKRIFTSFIR
- a CDS encoding TfoX/Sxy family protein; translated protein: MSTSEEFMFYLADQLSGAGEITYRKMFGEYVLYCDSKVIGLVCDGQFFLKKTDAGRKLLKEVCEAPAYAGAKLSFLITSTDDREHMIKLVRATWSELPFPKPKKYKKEPADPEYVCYCSKVTEKMIAEAVRDGADSPEKVITVTGAMRNPDCKVKNPKGS
- a CDS encoding linear amide C-N hydrolase translates to MDIKQVLIIIAAALVSFAILFPSASSACTSICLIADDGTAVCGRTMEWGTFDLNSRVAIVPRGHEFSSETPDGKKGLTWKTRYGAVALDMIGKNCFADGLNEKGLAVNYLYLPGISEYQSYDPSKAEISMGPALMATYVLTQFATSDEVKKGMGRVRVVAIPEPALGGAPAPMHLMVTDKSGKVIVIEYLEGELKIRDNPVRVLTNAPSFDWHLTNLSNYVNLSVVPYPPKKIGDLTVEPSGGGSGLLGIPGDITPPSRFVRAVAQTMLARKTPDGPETIYEIFRIMDNFNHPLSTGEGTVTELQKQDGMRSSTIWTSAIDTGSLVYYYHTQHNRKVRMIDLKRIDFTQSKAGIRHLPLDRVKEQEIEDVTP